A genomic window from Oceanispirochaeta sp. M1 includes:
- the iolE gene encoding myo-inosose-2 dehydratase, whose translation MIDKTKIKLACAPINWTNDDAPELGGELTYQQCLSEMALAGFQGSEIGNKYPKDPEVLNKALKLRNLEICNSWFSCFFTTRPEEFTIEQFIKTRDFLHSVGAKVIGICEVGLSVQGDLSAPLFETTPTLSDKDFEKIARGCEKLGKLAQEKGMTVAYHHHMGTGIQTLEQYSRLMDMTDPKLVKALLDTGHLTYAGENAVEGFKKFIHRTAHIHLKDLRRSVWNNVGPKRYSYVGSVIEGVFTVPGDGDMVDWDGVFEVIRNSNFEGWIVVEAEQDPALYDPLEYAQKARAFIKEKLDI comes from the coding sequence ATGATCGATAAAACAAAAATTAAACTGGCCTGTGCGCCAATTAACTGGACAAATGATGATGCTCCCGAGCTGGGTGGTGAACTTACCTACCAGCAGTGCCTCAGTGAAATGGCTCTTGCCGGATTTCAGGGCAGTGAAATCGGAAATAAATATCCCAAAGATCCTGAAGTGCTCAACAAGGCTCTCAAGCTGAGGAATCTGGAAATCTGCAACTCCTGGTTCAGCTGTTTTTTTACAACCAGACCGGAAGAGTTTACTATTGAGCAGTTTATCAAGACCCGGGATTTTCTCCATTCAGTAGGTGCAAAGGTTATCGGTATCTGCGAAGTTGGACTGAGTGTTCAGGGTGATCTCAGTGCGCCTCTGTTTGAAACAACACCCACTCTCTCAGATAAAGATTTTGAAAAAATCGCCAGAGGTTGTGAAAAGCTTGGAAAACTGGCGCAGGAAAAGGGTATGACCGTTGCCTATCATCACCACATGGGAACCGGAATTCAGACTCTCGAGCAGTACAGCAGGCTTATGGATATGACAGATCCCAAACTGGTCAAGGCTCTCCTGGATACAGGACACCTGACCTATGCCGGAGAAAATGCGGTAGAGGGATTCAAAAAGTTCATCCACAGAACAGCCCATATTCATCTCAAGGACCTTAGACGTTCTGTATGGAATAATGTCGGCCCAAAGCGCTACAGCTATGTGGGCTCTGTAATTGAGGGTGTTTTTACAGTACCCGGTGATGGAGACATGGTTGACTGGGACGGTGTATTTGAAGTCATCAGAAACAGTAATTTCGAAGGTTGGATTGTCGTGGAAGCAGAACAGGATCCCGCACTGTATGATCCTCTGGAATATGCACAGAAAGCACGTGCCTTTATTAAAGAAAAACTGGATATCTAG
- the iolG gene encoding inositol 2-dehydrogenase, whose product MAENIVVGIIGAGRIGIVHAKSIANEIPGVTIKTVADPYLTAEAENTMLSLGAGKVTRDYTEIINDPEIDAVFICSSTDTHSLISQEAARAGKHVFCEKPVDLDINKIKETLKVVKESGVKYQVGFNRRFDHNFAAVKTAIDAGKIGNVHILKITSRDPSPPPISYVKVSGGIFCDMIVHDFDMARFLVGSEVTEVYAAAAVRIDEEIGKAGDYDTAVVTLKFENGAIAVIDASREASYGYDQRTEAFGSKGAVAIGNDTLSTAVVSDKDGVNAEKPKYFFLERYMSAFTEEKVQFFDAIRNGTEPPVGGFDGLISVVIAEAAKKSAVENRPVKISEISDLNY is encoded by the coding sequence ATGGCTGAAAATATTGTTGTCGGAATTATAGGTGCCGGAAGAATCGGTATCGTCCATGCTAAAAGCATAGCCAATGAGATTCCCGGTGTAACTATTAAGACTGTGGCTGATCCATATTTGACAGCAGAGGCTGAGAATACAATGCTGAGTCTCGGTGCGGGAAAAGTTACCAGGGATTATACGGAAATTATTAATGATCCTGAAATTGATGCCGTATTCATCTGTTCCTCTACAGATACACACTCCTTGATCTCCCAGGAAGCTGCCAGGGCGGGAAAACATGTATTCTGCGAAAAACCGGTGGATCTTGATATCAATAAAATTAAAGAGACCCTGAAAGTTGTCAAAGAGAGCGGAGTAAAATACCAGGTTGGATTTAACAGACGTTTCGATCACAACTTTGCAGCTGTAAAAACGGCAATTGATGCCGGAAAGATAGGGAATGTTCACATTCTTAAAATTACATCCAGGGACCCCTCTCCCCCCCCCATCAGCTACGTAAAGGTATCGGGTGGAATCTTCTGCGATATGATTGTTCATGACTTTGATATGGCCCGTTTTCTAGTTGGAAGTGAGGTTACTGAGGTTTATGCCGCAGCCGCTGTCCGGATTGATGAAGAGATTGGAAAAGCCGGTGATTACGATACGGCTGTTGTAACTCTGAAATTTGAAAACGGAGCCATTGCAGTGATCGACGCCAGCAGAGAGGCATCCTACGGTTATGATCAGAGGACTGAAGCATTCGGAAGCAAGGGGGCTGTGGCCATCGGAAATGACACACTCTCCACGGCTGTTGTCAGTGATAAAGACGGAGTCAATGCTGAGAAGCCTAAATACTTTTTCCTCGAAAGGTATATGTCTGCATTTACTGAAGAAAAAGTACAGTTTTTTGATGCAATCAGAAATGGAACTGAGCCCCCTGTCGGTGGATTCGACGGACTTATTTCTGTAGTGATAGCAGAGGCTGCTAAAAAATCTGCTGTCGAGAACAGACCCGTAAAAATATCAGAAATATCAGATCTCAACTATTAA